One genomic segment of Cottoperca gobio chromosome 21, fCotGob3.1, whole genome shotgun sequence includes these proteins:
- the LOC115025952 gene encoding UDP-glucuronosyltransferase-like, whose product MNSREWFPALGLVAWLCFLSLGPVQGGKVLVVPVDGSHWLSMKILVKELRERGHEVLMLVPESSLLIKGSESFKTEVYQVPFTKAELDGVFSDLQDGVFLEPPHFTDLFINLERLVNFTSMQVKACESLLNNQPLMGQLKEGGFDLLLTDPFLPCGSILAHIFSIPAVYFLRGLPCELDIKANKCPSPQSYIPVAYSGNTDIMTYPQRVKNMFFSILESYVCKMIYGHFDDLVSSYLGDNMTYKELLSNGAIWLLRYDFTFEYPRPLLPNMFFIGGINCVNEAPLPVDLKEFVDGSGDDGFIVFTLGSMVSNMPEEKAKQFFDAFRQIPQRVVWRYTGVLPEDVPKNVRLMKWLPQNDLLAHPKAKLFITHGGTHGIYEGICNAVPMLMFPLFGDQGDNVNRMVDRGVAMKLGIYAITTESLLAALNTIIHDKSYKEKIVTLSEIHLDRPVPPLELAVFWSEFVMRHKGAAHLRVAAHDLNWIQYHSLDVFGFFVIILITVLWVTLKCCLFCTRKCCRKGTPKRKHE is encoded by the exons ATGAACAGCAGGGAGTGGTTTCCTGCACTGGGACTGGTGGCCTGGCTGTGCTTCCTCAGTCTGGGGCCGGTTCAGGGGGGGAAGGTGCTGGTTGTGCCTGTAGATGGGAGTCACTGGCTCAGCATGAAGATACTGGTAAAGGAGCTCAGGGAAAGGGGCCATGAGGTCTTGATGCTGGTGCCCGAAAGCAGCCTGTTGATCAAAGGCTCAGAGAGCTTCAAGACTGAAGTCTACCAAGTGCCATTTACCAAAGCTGAACTGGATGGAGTATTCAGCGATCTGCAGGATGGAGTGTTCCTCGAGCCACCCCATTTCACAgatttgtttattaatttggAGCGTTTGGTTAACTTTACTTCAATGCAGGTGAAAGCCTGCGAGAGTTTACTGAACAACCAGCCTCTAATGGGTCAACTGAAGGAAGGGGGCTTCGATCTTTTGCTTACAGACCCTTTCCTTCCATGCGGCTCCATCCTGGCTCATATCTTTTCCATTCCAGCGGTTTATTTCCTGCGTGGACTTCCATGTGAACTGGATATAAAAGCTAACAAGTGCCCTTCTCCTCAATCCTACATTCCTGTGGCCTACTCTGGTAACACAGACATCATGACCTACCCACAGAGAGTCAAAAACATGTTCTTCTCTATTTTGGAGTCCTACGTGTGCAAAATGATCTATGGCCACTTTGACGATCTCGTCAGCAGTTATTTAGGAGACAACATGACCTACAAGGAACTTCTCAGTAATGGCGCTATCTGGCTTCTCAGATACGACTTTACTTTTGAATATCCCAGACCTCTCTtgccaaacatgttttttatagGAGGTATCAACTGCGTCAATGAAGCTCCTCTGCCTGTG GACTTGAAGGAGTTTGTTGATGGCTCAGGAGATGACGGCTTTATTGTCTTTACGCTGGGCTCAATGGTGTCCAACATGCCTGAGGAGAAGGCCAAACAGTTCTTTGATGCCTTTCGTCAAATTCCTCAAAGG GTCGTGTGGAGATACACTGGAGTCCTCCCTGAAGATGTACCGAAGAACGTGAGACTTATGAAGTGGTTACCTCAGAATGATCTCCTAG CCCATCCCAAAGCTAAACTCTTCATCACACACGGAGGTACCCACGGTATCTATGAGGGTATCTGTAATGCCGTACCCATGTTGATGTTTCCACTGTTTGGGGACCAGGGAGATAACGTGAATCGCATGGTGGACCGCGGTGTTGCAATGAAACTTGGAATTTATGCTATAACGACTGAAAGCCTATTGGCTGCACTTAATACAATCATCCATGACAAAAG TTACAAAGAGAAGATAGTGACGCTGTCTGAGATACATCTGGACCGTCCTGTTCCGCCTCTGGAACTGGCTGTTTTCTGGTCGGAGTTTGTCATGAGACACAAAGGAGCCGCACACCTAAGGGTGGCTGCACATGACTTAAACTGGATTCAGTACCACAGCCTGGATGTCTTTGGCTTTTTTGTCATCATTCTCATCACTGTTCTGTGGGTGACACTCAAATGCTGCTTGTTCTGCACCCGCAAGTGTTGCAGAAAGGGGACTCCAAAGAGAAAGCatgagtag